The Endozoicomonas montiporae CL-33 genome contains a region encoding:
- the gspC gene encoding type II secretion system protein GspC — protein sequence MPIAFNKSKSLESLSSRFSNIAQSFNLTGLSNRWLILICEVVLVILLAQQLAKVTWELIPVETTESNNWKNQAASFQEQDSTSQAYPDLAGLHLFGTPPVPETETANTIDPDSVPRSRLSARITGIVASSIPERSLAIINFRSEDKTYRIGDRLNGANAEVVDIYPDRVIVKNNGQHEALLLYPNNPDQRTAARPTSTPAQPSADIKELSSELRNNPTSIAELISISPVRRDGQLAGYRINPRSRPDLFKAAGLQNNDIALSINGIDLTNNMEAMKLMQELPNLDQISLTIERQGQIYQIDLSS from the coding sequence ATGCCCATCGCGTTTAATAAAAGCAAATCTCTTGAGAGCCTTTCCAGCAGGTTTTCCAATATTGCCCAGTCATTCAACCTTACCGGACTCAGTAATCGCTGGTTGATTCTGATCTGCGAAGTGGTTCTTGTCATTCTTCTGGCTCAACAACTGGCAAAAGTCACCTGGGAATTGATTCCTGTTGAAACAACAGAGAGTAACAACTGGAAAAATCAGGCAGCGTCCTTTCAAGAACAGGACAGCACCAGCCAGGCCTACCCCGATTTGGCGGGTCTACATCTGTTTGGCACACCACCGGTGCCTGAAACTGAAACCGCCAACACCATTGATCCGGACTCCGTTCCCCGTTCAAGGCTCAGCGCCCGCATTACCGGCATTGTTGCCAGCAGTATTCCTGAACGCTCCCTGGCCATTATCAATTTCCGTTCAGAAGACAAAACCTATCGTATTGGTGACCGCCTGAACGGTGCCAATGCCGAAGTCGTCGATATTTATCCAGACCGGGTGATTGTTAAAAACAACGGTCAGCACGAAGCACTGTTGTTGTACCCGAACAATCCGGACCAGCGCACAGCGGCTCGCCCGACTTCTACACCCGCGCAACCGTCTGCAGACATCAAAGAGCTGAGTTCGGAACTCCGCAATAATCCCACATCCATTGCTGAGCTGATCAGCATTTCACCGGTACGCAGGGATGGCCAGCTGGCAGGATATCGAATAAATCCCAGATCACGCCCTGATTTATTCAAGGCGGCAGGTCTGCAAAATAACGATATTGCCCTGTCCATCAACGGCATCGACCTGACCAACAACATGGAAGCCATGAAGTTGATGCAGGAACTGCCAAACCTCGACCAGATTTCGCTGACTATTGAGCGTCAGGGCCAGATTTACCAGATCGACTTATCATCATGA
- a CDS encoding LamG domain-containing protein has protein sequence MSDFTDLVNSLKPLAWYRLNETEGSTLKDSARFYDATATNVQLQQPFVLFPESIGAHFNGSSSLGETQVHSAMQVVSDLTIAALIKPTGTMSGSRYIFSCSSSGETQSTNYLWSLGIVDGKFRWFQEYSSGSNADAKGSSFTFELDKEYFYLAVRDSTNKVVNFYVNGVLEESKSYTYNPTGGEDNPITLGGVASGSNSFNGHAAELMLFDYQLTAEQVMALYSAGTNQTVINQYQVSGTIYEDGIPSEKDVIACTWETGELLARGRSNSVGDYQLIWDTYDKEVLVVAVDDWGTQWQPDTLYQTGDIIRPTTFTGYVYECTVSGTSDSNEPQWWIEPDEQQGTGTAQFKVKPFNRPLAHAPVKPVLVPES, from the coding sequence ATGAGTGACTTTACTGATCTGGTCAACAGCCTGAAACCTCTGGCCTGGTATCGGCTGAATGAAACCGAAGGCAGTACTTTAAAAGACAGTGCCCGGTTTTATGATGCCACGGCGACTAATGTACAGTTGCAGCAGCCATTTGTGTTGTTTCCTGAATCCATTGGTGCTCACTTTAATGGATCAAGTTCTCTTGGAGAAACACAAGTGCATTCGGCAATGCAGGTTGTTTCTGATTTAACCATTGCGGCTCTGATAAAGCCCACAGGCACTATGTCAGGATCAAGATATATATTTAGCTGTAGCTCCAGTGGAGAAACCCAAAGTACAAACTACCTGTGGAGTTTAGGCATTGTAGATGGAAAATTCAGATGGTTTCAGGAGTACAGTAGTGGCTCAAATGCCGATGCTAAAGGGTCGTCATTTACTTTTGAATTAGATAAAGAATATTTCTACCTAGCGGTAAGGGACAGTACTAATAAGGTGGTGAATTTTTATGTTAATGGCGTTCTTGAAGAGTCAAAAAGCTACACCTATAACCCAACCGGAGGTGAAGACAACCCAATAACACTGGGTGGAGTAGCAAGCGGGAGTAATAGTTTTAACGGTCATGCTGCCGAGCTGATGCTGTTCGATTACCAGCTGACGGCAGAACAAGTCATGGCACTGTACTCCGCAGGGACGAACCAAACCGTTATTAACCAGTACCAGGTGTCCGGAACGATTTATGAGGACGGCATTCCTTCAGAAAAAGACGTTATAGCCTGTACCTGGGAGACAGGGGAACTGCTGGCCAGAGGCAGAAGCAACAGCGTAGGAGATTATCAGTTGATATGGGACACCTACGACAAAGAGGTTCTGGTGGTGGCAGTGGATGACTGGGGAACACAGTGGCAACCCGATACGCTTTATCAGACAGGCGATATTATCAGACCGACGACTTTTACCGGATACGTTTATGAATGTACGGTATCCGGAACCAGCGACAGCAATGAGCCGCAGTGGTGGATTGAACCCGATGAGCAGCAGGGAACAGGAACGGCACAATTTAAGGTGAAGCCTTTCAATCGTCCCCTGGCACATGCACCTGTTAAGCCTGTACTGGTGCCGGAGAGTTAA
- a CDS encoding acyloxyacyl hydrolase, with product MSNKTMDRKVLLGCSLGLVSLACVAFSAQVFASFDGIRVAYGKALTPDVEATDLRLAARWHIKDFEKGYNGDWERRLMLEAVYTHWHSTISGSANKSARGADDIHGFFITPIFRLEDTRSSSVKPYIEAGLGIGGISDEEFRRKNREYPLRKSSRFQFEVKVGGGFVFGEQQQMELGIQWVHYSNANVASPNYSFDAIQLEGAYRF from the coding sequence ATGAGTAATAAAACTATGGATAGGAAAGTCTTGTTGGGTTGTTCTCTGGGGTTGGTTTCATTGGCCTGTGTAGCGTTTTCTGCACAGGTTTTTGCCTCGTTTGATGGTATCAGGGTTGCTTACGGTAAAGCGTTAACCCCTGATGTCGAGGCAACTGATCTCAGGCTGGCAGCAAGGTGGCATATCAAGGATTTTGAGAAGGGGTATAACGGCGACTGGGAGCGACGATTGATGCTTGAAGCTGTTTATACCCACTGGCATAGCACGATTAGCGGTTCTGCTAACAAAAGTGCCAGAGGTGCAGATGATATTCATGGTTTCTTTATTACTCCCATCTTTCGTCTGGAAGATACACGTTCATCGTCGGTTAAACCTTATATTGAAGCCGGACTTGGCATCGGCGGAATCAGTGATGAAGAATTCCGTCGAAAAAATCGTGAATACCCATTGCGTAAAAGTTCCAGGTTTCAGTTTGAAGTCAAAGTCGGTGGTGGTTTTGTATTTGGTGAGCAGCAGCAGATGGAATTAGGTATTCAGTGGGTTCATTATTCCAATGCTAATGTGGCTTCGCCCAATTACAGTTTTGATGCCATTCAGCTCGAGGGTGCTTATCGCTTTTAA
- a CDS encoding tape measure protein: protein MASSNSVLNIVIRARDLAKGTLTKVTARLRGMGKASEQTESRFASLGRSIRNLVVASLGFYTIKKSMQSVLQTGDQFERLEVQMKAIMGSIEEGDRAIEWIKEFTKNTPLELQQVADAFTALKNFGLDPMDGTLQAIVDQTSKLGGGMERLNGISLALGQAWAKQKLQGEEILQLVERGVPVWSLLEKVTGKNTQELQKLSSAGQLGRETIKQLIEEIGKSSAGAAKANMGLLSGIISNLSDEWLKFKDRIAEAGWLDYVKAQLSELGSKLDEMAGDGRLQALAESISRGFIKMAEAVKASFSSINFEDFVSKVKTGFTTVSDVLGSLRSNFSITSSVLKGFFNAFSAGVKTMGMVFSGVAGSITKNASRMFAALGADETAEKLRQTSELMKNISATFKKELKQDIVDMNDAWNSFSKEIADSHRRSQQDIRNENKKTTTELAADLDKTKDNLNDTAEVAKKTFTDAADALKQINAAETSAELADLGVVLVNSFQEGKITQEQYNEALEASKQKLEELKGAAEEAAGAAGAVGEAAADGADKVQSTGSGLTGFYNNITSELYGLSAQAEDTFQAMQGATDIDTTDTLGDIGQLKVALVEAKEEAHSLSAAVSYDPTGLSDWMIDTAENAANVKAEFYEQKIALEELVQGYEDGSVSAKELTFQGEAAARSMDLLNQQDLDRLNSAIDSAESSMDSLNNSTRNTLEGLQDELDRLQDNKENIEQRQFESRSNDLQKQLQQATQEGDRESIANLNQALSLNQKIYSEKRKQLQQQKQEEVQRKQQSSQKENSRINSSRQRTQDERTARRASPDKVIRLEYPGGSVNVGVNKGDEAKLLEALKNAGMRSR, encoded by the coding sequence ATGGCGAGCAGCAACAGCGTACTCAATATTGTTATCCGGGCAAGGGATCTCGCTAAAGGCACACTCACGAAAGTGACTGCCCGTCTCCGGGGGATGGGCAAGGCCAGCGAGCAGACAGAATCCCGATTTGCAAGTCTGGGCAGAAGCATCCGTAATCTGGTGGTTGCCAGTCTTGGTTTTTACACCATCAAGAAATCGATGCAGAGCGTCCTGCAGACGGGGGATCAATTCGAGCGTCTGGAAGTCCAGATGAAAGCCATCATGGGCAGCATCGAGGAAGGTGACCGGGCTATTGAGTGGATTAAGGAATTCACCAAGAACACACCACTGGAACTGCAACAGGTAGCCGATGCTTTCACAGCCCTGAAGAACTTCGGCCTTGATCCCATGGATGGCACCCTGCAGGCCATTGTCGATCAGACCTCCAAACTCGGTGGAGGCATGGAGCGTTTAAACGGGATCTCTCTGGCACTGGGGCAAGCCTGGGCGAAACAGAAACTGCAGGGCGAAGAAATCCTGCAGCTGGTGGAACGTGGTGTGCCGGTTTGGAGCCTGCTGGAAAAGGTCACTGGTAAGAATACCCAAGAATTGCAAAAACTATCGTCGGCTGGACAGTTAGGCCGGGAGACTATCAAGCAGTTAATCGAAGAAATCGGAAAATCCAGTGCCGGTGCGGCAAAAGCCAACATGGGGTTATTGTCTGGAATTATATCTAACCTGTCCGATGAGTGGCTGAAATTCAAAGATCGAATAGCCGAGGCTGGATGGCTGGATTATGTGAAGGCTCAACTGTCAGAGTTGGGTAGCAAACTGGATGAGATGGCAGGTGATGGCAGGCTGCAGGCTCTGGCTGAGTCCATTAGTCGTGGTTTTATAAAAATGGCTGAAGCAGTAAAGGCATCCTTTTCCAGTATTAACTTCGAAGACTTTGTCTCAAAAGTAAAAACCGGGTTTACAACGGTTAGCGATGTTCTGGGCAGCTTGCGTTCAAACTTCAGCATAACCAGCAGTGTGCTGAAAGGCTTTTTTAATGCCTTCAGCGCAGGCGTAAAAACCATGGGTATGGTCTTCAGTGGCGTGGCAGGCAGCATCACGAAAAACGCCTCGAGAATGTTTGCAGCACTGGGAGCCGATGAAACCGCAGAAAAACTCAGGCAAACCAGTGAGCTGATGAAAAATATATCAGCCACATTCAAGAAAGAACTTAAGCAAGATATTGTGGACATGAACGATGCATGGAATTCGTTCAGCAAGGAAATAGCAGACAGCCACAGACGATCCCAACAAGACATTCGCAACGAAAACAAAAAGACGACAACGGAACTGGCAGCAGACCTCGACAAAACCAAAGACAACCTCAATGACACGGCAGAGGTCGCCAAAAAAACCTTCACTGATGCTGCCGATGCCCTCAAACAAATCAATGCCGCCGAAACCAGTGCAGAACTGGCCGATCTTGGCGTGGTGCTGGTAAACAGCTTTCAGGAAGGGAAGATCACTCAGGAGCAATACAACGAAGCCCTGGAAGCCAGCAAGCAAAAACTGGAAGAACTGAAAGGAGCCGCAGAAGAAGCTGCCGGTGCTGCCGGGGCAGTAGGCGAAGCCGCCGCAGATGGTGCTGACAAAGTGCAATCTACCGGCAGTGGTCTGACGGGTTTCTACAATAACATTACCTCCGAGCTCTACGGTTTGAGTGCCCAGGCAGAAGACACCTTTCAGGCCATGCAGGGAGCCACCGATATCGACACTACCGATACCCTCGGTGATATTGGGCAGCTGAAGGTGGCACTGGTTGAAGCCAAGGAAGAAGCTCACAGTCTCTCTGCAGCCGTGAGCTACGATCCTACCGGCTTAAGCGACTGGATGATTGATACTGCAGAGAACGCTGCAAATGTTAAAGCTGAATTTTATGAACAGAAGATTGCTCTGGAAGAACTGGTGCAAGGGTACGAGGATGGCTCAGTTTCTGCCAAGGAACTGACTTTCCAGGGAGAAGCCGCAGCAAGGTCAATGGATCTGCTGAACCAGCAAGACCTTGATCGACTCAACAGCGCCATCGACAGTGCCGAGTCCAGCATGGATAGCCTTAACAACAGTACCCGAAATACTCTGGAAGGTTTGCAGGATGAGCTGGATCGCCTGCAGGACAACAAGGAAAACATCGAGCAGCGACAGTTTGAGTCCAGAAGCAATGACCTACAGAAGCAACTGCAGCAAGCGACACAAGAAGGCGATAGAGAGTCCATCGCCAATCTTAACCAGGCTCTCAGTCTTAACCAGAAGATCTACAGCGAGAAGCGCAAACAGCTACAGCAGCAAAAGCAGGAAGAAGTCCAGCGCAAACAACAGAGCAGCCAGAAGGAAAATTCACGTATTAATTCCAGCCGTCAGCGAACCCAAGATGAGCGTACAGCCCGACGAGCAAGCCCGGACAAGGTGATCCGGCTGGAATACCCCGGAGGCAGCGTCAATGTCGGAGTGAATAAAGGGGATGAGGCCAAACTGCTCGAAGCATTAAAAAATGCAGGAATGCGATCCCGGTAA
- the gspD gene encoding type II secretion system secretin GspD, translating to MGTGALRRALRPIAAGIMLSAGTLVINTTLAGQAFAGEYSVSFQNAKVDEFVNTVSANLNKTIIIDPSVQGTITVRSYETLNEEQYYQFFLSVLEVHGFAVVEQPSGILKVVRDKEAKTSAIRVIDSSEPGAGDEMISWVMPVKNVPVRELSPILRQLNDTAGNVVHYDPSNILLMTGRAANIERLVDIVTRIDNAGGKTVEIINLKHGSANEMSRILRALNTESGSKSNVSGNPAIVADEVGNRLIISGETSQVIRVKNLVSRLDAEQETTGNTRVFYLRYAVAEDLKEVLEGVGQTVIAEQTGSQNTTTAGTNFSINVHEQTNALVVTAQPDMMGVLESVIQQLDIRRAQVLVEAIIVEVADGDGINLSMQLGSEKGGLMQFQNGQTVPIGQIMYGMKQAEGEKGSTIIYEDGREVVNPDKPGDWSVLAQALSGVSGAAFTATAGDWTALLQAVSSTTESNVLATPSLMTLDNEEASFIVGDEVPTLTGATSSANNDNPFQTIERREVGIKLSIKPQVNEGDAVKLDIEQEVSNINGTTPVDITFATRQVKTSVMVGSGDTVVIGGLIDEQVQESESKVPLLGDIPFIGRLFRSTSNTVSKRNLMVFIRPTIIRDDHTLTEISGRKYGYMRARQLDRAQHGVDLMPNARIPVLSEDMSPQDILKETRRQMDEDNVIRQMRRLEEARQLIEQAEAEQLEKGEGDDAESNG from the coding sequence ATGGGAACAGGTGCCTTGCGTCGTGCACTGCGCCCAATCGCAGCCGGTATCATGTTGAGCGCTGGTACTCTTGTTATTAACACGACGCTGGCAGGACAGGCATTTGCCGGTGAGTATTCGGTAAGTTTCCAGAACGCCAAGGTGGATGAATTCGTCAACACCGTCAGTGCCAATCTGAATAAAACCATTATTATCGACCCTTCCGTACAGGGAACGATCACAGTCCGCTCTTACGAAACACTCAACGAAGAACAGTACTACCAGTTTTTCCTGAGCGTGTTGGAAGTGCATGGTTTTGCCGTGGTCGAACAGCCCAGCGGCATTCTGAAAGTGGTTCGGGACAAAGAAGCCAAAACCTCTGCCATTCGAGTGATCGATTCCAGCGAACCCGGTGCAGGCGATGAAATGATCAGCTGGGTGATGCCGGTCAAAAACGTTCCTGTACGTGAACTGTCGCCCATTCTGCGCCAGCTAAACGACACTGCCGGTAACGTGGTTCACTACGACCCGTCCAACATCCTGCTGATGACCGGTCGCGCGGCAAACATTGAACGACTGGTAGATATTGTCACCCGCATTGATAACGCGGGCGGCAAAACCGTTGAAATCATCAACCTGAAACACGGTTCTGCCAATGAGATGTCACGCATTCTCCGTGCCCTGAACACCGAGTCCGGCAGCAAGAGCAACGTTTCAGGCAACCCGGCCATTGTTGCCGATGAAGTAGGCAATCGCCTGATCATTTCCGGTGAAACCTCACAGGTTATCCGGGTAAAGAATCTGGTATCCCGTCTGGATGCCGAGCAGGAAACCACCGGTAACACCCGCGTATTTTACCTGCGCTACGCCGTTGCCGAAGACCTGAAAGAAGTGCTCGAAGGCGTTGGTCAAACGGTGATTGCCGAACAGACCGGTTCCCAGAACACCACAACGGCTGGCACCAACTTCAGCATCAACGTTCATGAACAGACCAACGCTCTGGTCGTCACTGCACAACCAGACATGATGGGCGTACTGGAAAGCGTTATCCAGCAGCTGGATATCCGTCGTGCCCAGGTACTGGTGGAAGCCATTATTGTTGAAGTGGCTGATGGCGATGGCATCAACCTGTCTATGCAGCTCGGTAGCGAAAAAGGCGGTCTGATGCAGTTTCAGAACGGTCAGACTGTGCCTATTGGGCAGATTATGTATGGCATGAAACAAGCTGAAGGTGAGAAAGGCTCAACCATTATCTACGAAGACGGTCGAGAAGTTGTTAATCCTGACAAACCCGGCGACTGGTCCGTTCTGGCACAAGCCCTGTCCGGCGTTTCCGGTGCAGCGTTTACGGCTACTGCCGGTGACTGGACAGCCCTGCTACAAGCCGTCAGCAGCACCACCGAGTCCAACGTATTGGCGACACCCAGCCTCATGACGCTGGATAACGAAGAAGCGTCGTTTATTGTCGGTGATGAAGTGCCCACTCTGACCGGTGCCACCTCCAGCGCCAACAACGATAATCCATTCCAGACCATTGAGCGCCGCGAAGTCGGTATCAAGCTCAGCATCAAACCACAGGTCAACGAAGGTGACGCCGTTAAGCTGGACATCGAACAGGAAGTGTCGAACATCAATGGCACAACACCCGTTGATATCACCTTTGCGACTCGTCAGGTAAAAACCTCGGTTATGGTCGGCAGTGGTGACACCGTTGTTATTGGCGGTCTGATTGATGAACAGGTACAGGAAAGCGAATCCAAGGTGCCTTTGCTGGGCGATATTCCTTTCATTGGTCGTCTGTTCCGGTCTACCTCCAACACCGTCAGCAAGCGTAACCTGATGGTCTTCATTCGCCCGACCATTATCCGCGATGACCATACCCTGACTGAAATCAGCGGCAGAAAATACGGTTACATGCGTGCTCGCCAGCTTGACCGGGCACAACATGGTGTCGATCTGATGCCCAATGCCCGCATTCCGGTACTGTCCGAAGATATGTCCCCACAGGACATTCTGAAAGAAACCCGCCGCCAGATGGATGAAGACAATGTCATCAGACAAATGCGCCGACTGGAAGAAGCACGCCAGCTGATCGAACAGGCAGAAGCGGAACAACTTGAGAAAGGCGAAGGTGATGACGCAGAGTCCAACGGCTGA